A segment of the Luteolibacter sp. Y139 genome:
CCCGCGGTCCTTGTTCCGCTCGAACTGCGGCATCATCTCCCGATGATGGATCAGCGGGCCCGCGATCAGGTGCGGAAAGAAGGTGACGAACAGCAGGTAGTCCGTGAAGTGATACTCCTCCGTCTCCCCGCGATAAGCATCCACGAGGTAGGCGATCTGCAGGAAGGTGAAGAAGGAGATCGCCAGCGGAAGCACGATCACCGGAATCGCAGCAGGCCAACCGGTCGTGTCGTGAAGGATGCCACCGAGGAAGCCGGCATACTTATAGTAGCCGAGCAGCGCCAGGTTCGCCGTCACGCCACCGGTCAGCAGCAGCTTGCCGGGACGGCTGAACTTCAGCGCCGACAATCTACGACCCAGGTAGTAGTTGAAGACACAGGAGCCAAGGATCAGCCCCAGGTATTTTGGCGACCACGGCTGGTCCGGATCCGGATTCCAGATCCCGTAGAAGAACAGCGAGGCGAGTACCAGCCACGCAAGCGAGAGACGAGCCGGAGCCTTCCTCAGCAGGTGGTAGCCAAGCAGCACCACCGGCAGGAAGATGAAGAGGAAGAAGTAGGAATTGAACAGCATGTCACTTCACTTCTTCTTCGCCTCGCCTTCCGCGATCCATTGTTCCTTCAGCGCCATATCCCCCACCCCGGGCCCGGTGAGGTAGGCCTTGTAACCCTCGCGGACGTGATTGAACCACGGCTCGATGGTCTCCGCCGTCAGCTTCGTCCCGTAGTTCTCCGCCCCGGGGATCGGCACCGGCCAGCCCATGATGCGGCTCTGGATCACATTGCCGACTTCGATCGAGTAGTGCCCGAGGTCACCCCAATGCGGCATCACCGCCTCGCGGTCTTGCGGCAGCGGGTCGCAATTCAACGGATGATAGTCGGCAAAGTCCCACACCTCCACCGGCGGGCCGTCGAAGGTCTCACGATTCACCTTTTGTGCGAGCTCCAGCACCGCACGGCGCTCGTGCTCGAAGACGACCGGCGGATTCGCGGCATCGGCAGCGCGGGAGTTCATAAGCGCGTGGGTCGGGTGGATGAAGGTGATCAGGTGCACTCCCCTTTGCCGGGCATCCCGCATCATGTCCTCCAGCACGCGGGCCTTGGCGGGATTCACTGCGGGCTTGGACGTATCGGGCACATCGAACTCGGCCTCGCCCTGAATGCGATCCTTGATGAAATCCAACTGGCTGCGCTTGCCCTTCTTCTTGGGGTGCGCGCGCAGGCCCTTCGGCGAGTACTGCGTTTGCTCGTGTTTCGAGGCACGCTTGAGCGTCTCCATGGATGCCTCGAACGTGGAAACGCCGATCATATAGCGGATCTCCCGATTGAAACGGTCTTCATTTCCCGCCAGAGGCGAAGAGTGATAGTCACCCATCGGCCGGGTATCGGTCGTCGAGCTCAGGTCACCCGGGTCCACGCCGAAAAGGATCAGCCCCACCTTCCGCTCCTCCATTAGGTAGCGGGCCAGCGCGGTGCTTTCATAAATGAAGCCGCCGCTGCAGCCGAGGTTCACCACGGACTGGCCTTGCCAGCCGGGGAATTCGGGATCGAGGCCATTGGCCACTCGCGAGGAGCCTACCAGACCCACGTCGATCTTCGGGTTCGCACGGACGATGCCCGCCTTGCCCGTGCGGATCTGCGAGGAAATGTCGCGATACGGGTCGAGCTTCTGCGACGACCACGGCGTCGGTGTCACCCGCCACGGGTTCACCGTCGTGTTCACCGCGAAGGACACCAGCGAGGCCACCGCAATCACGGCGACCAGACCGATCGAATATCCCCTAAAGGCGCGCACGGACGGGGTATGAAGGACCGCCCGCCGGGGGTCAAACGTCTTCCGCGTCGGGATTCCCCCTCACGCGAAATGCCGCTCCAGCAGCCGGGCGACCTGGGTGAAATCCGCCGAATCCACCGGCGGCACCGGCGCATTCGCTGTCAGCAGCGGCACCCGCTCCCGGGTGTGGTCGGTCCCGTGATGATAGGGATCATTCCCGTGGTCCGCCGTAATCAGCAGGAAATCCTCCCCCACCTTCGGCAAGAACCCGCCCAACCACGCATCGAACTCGCGCAGGCACTGCGCATAGCCTGCCGGATCGCGGCGGTGGCCGAAGAGCATGTCGAAGTCGACCAGATTCGCGAAGATCAGGTGCGGCTGCGGCCGCTGCTCCGCCCACAGCTTCTCGATCACCGCCATGCCATCGGCATTCGATTTCGTCGGATGGCTTTCGGAAATTCCCGCCCCGGCGAAAATGTCGGAGATCTTCCCCACCCCGATCGTCTCCACGCCCACCGCCTGCAAGCGATTGAGTACCGTCTCGGGTGGCATCAGCGAGTAGTCGTGGCGGTTCGAGGTCCGCTTGAAGCTCGCCGCGCTGTCGCCGAGGAATGGCCGCGCGATCACCCGGCCGATCCGAATGCCGCGCTTGTCTAACACCTCACGGGCTTGGTGGCATAGCGCCCACAGCTTCTCCAAACCATAGCGCTCTTCATGCGCGGCGAGCTGCAGTACCGAGTCGGCACTCGTATAAACGATCGGATGGCCGGTGCGGAGATGTTCTTCGCCGAGCTCGGTGAGGATCTCGGTTCCTGAGGCCGCCTTGTTTCCGAGGAACGGACCACCAATCTCATCTAACAAATCCTGCGGGAACGACTCGAAGGTGTCGAACGCCTGCTCCAGCACGCAGCCCGCCAGCTCCCAATGGCCGGTGGTTGTATCCTTGCCGGCCGAAGCCTCGCTCATGATCGCGGATGCCGCATTCGGATATGAGGCGGAACTTCCCAAACCAAGCTTGGCAAGATTCGGCAACTCCAGCCCCTCTCGCTCGAACAAATGCCCCAGCGTGTCCGCGCCCTCGTCACCATAGTCCGCCGCATCCTTCGCCGCGCCGCAGCCCACGGAATCCAACACAATCACGAGCGCCCGCTTCACGGAAAGTGATGCTTGCCCAAAGCAGCCTCGCACCCAATCAAAAACCGAGGCCAGCCACCGGCACGACGCGGCGGGGCTTCAGGAATTCCAGCAGGTAGGCAAGAAACACCGCACCAAACAGCCCCACACCAAATCCTCCCGCCCCGTGAAGCCCGAGCATCCCCAACCGCCCGAAGGGCACCGCCGGCGTTGCGGGATGAGGAGGAGAAATCAGGGCCACCCTCTCGAAAAAGGAGGTCGAGCACATTTGCCCCATTTCCAGCCGCTTCTGCGTCTCCCGCGCATGGTCCAATTCCGACAACACGGCTTTGACGCCCCGCTTTCCATCCGGGGAACCGGGCTCAAGGGAAGCCACCTCGGCTTCCAAGCGACTCACCTTTCCTTTGGCCGAATCGAGCTCCACTTGATCGGACACGCGTTGCTCTTCCACTGCGATGGCCCAGGCAGCGTCGTAAATCGCCATCCATGTTTCGCGGGCGGCCTTTTCCCCGCGCCCTGTCACCGTCATCTTGAGAGTGGGCATTCCCATCGTCGCATCGATCTCCACCTTCTGCTGCCGACGGATGACATCGACGTCGGCGCTCACTCCCCACGTCTCCGAACGCTCCACACGGTTCGCCGCCCTTTTCAGCACCCTCTCTGAAGTCATGAATTCCATCCCCTCGCGGGCGACTTCCTCATTGCCGGCTGATGAGGTCTTTCCGGAAAAGTAGGCAATCGATCCGGGCACCGAAGTCTCCCTGAACTGCTGAAACAAAAACCACGCCACTCCCATCACCACCCCGAGCAAAGGCAGCATCCAGAACAGACGCCGCCAGCGCATGGCGACAAATCCCGGATTCCAGCGGCGGGTAGCAAGCCCTTCCATTTCCACTATCCTCAATGCCTCTCGCCTTCGCGCAAGCTCGCAAGGAGTCCGGTGCGGCGGGAAGAATCCGGCAGGCCCTCTGCCCACTCGATGCCCGCCGCTTTCCCGGCGGGATCGAGCGATTGGATCACCTCCGCTGCCACCTTGACGAATTGTTCCTCAGGCAACCCGGCATCGAGCAAAATTTGCCGTGCCACCGCCGGATCACGGTGACGTGCCAAGGTGCCGCCGATGATGTGCACGCGATTGCCCTCCGGGAGTTTCGAGTCGAGCGAAACCCGATGGAGAACATTGGAGAGATCCCCGGGCGTCTGCGTTGCGGCAAATTCCCAGAGCGCAGACAGGCACAGTTTCGCATCCGCACCTAAAAGCTCGTCGATCCCCGCTGGATCGGCGGCGACTTTCGCGGCCAACAACAGCGCCGGGAAATCAAGCTCCCCGCGATTCTTGAATTTCGGCGGGCTGATTCCCTCCAGCCAAGCCGCCGCTGCTGCGGCATCCGCGCTCAGCCACGTTCGCATGACCGTCCGGAATGGACTCCCATCGTTACCGTCCACGACCAGTTCGGCCGCCAGCTTGGGATCGCTCTCCGCCACACGGGGCCCGATGGATACCAGAATGTCCTTCTTCACTTCCTCCGGCAACTCGCTGTCGCGCAACATCAACGCCCACTGTTTCAATTCGTGCCCCGATGCCGCCGCGATCTGATCGCGGAGAAGCATCCGCTCCTTCTCGGTCAAAGGGACGCCCTCCTTCAGCGACTTCGCGATCAAGGCCACAAAGCCCGCACCATCCAGCACCGGCCTGGCCTCGCGCTGCGAGGACTTTGTCGCGCCGTTCTCCACGGCCGCGCCGGTCTTGCCGGAAACCGCGCGCAATTCGGCTTCACGCTGCTTCAGGCGGGAGAGTTCCTGTCCCTGCCACCATCCCGTGGTGATGGCGACAAGCACGATGATGAGCAAGGTGGCCTTCATGACTTCAAGGTTTGCGAGGGATGAGACGGTCGATTTCCTCCTGAGCCATGCCGCCCTTGCGAGCGAGCTCCCGGGCGTCTTCACGCTCTCTTGAGGAAAGCAGCATCATCTGCAGTGCCGAATCACGCAATGAGCGGTCCGTGATCAGCTGGCTGCGCGGGATCGCATCGAGGATCCGGTCCTCACTGAACATGCAGCGGCTGATGTAGGTCGCCAGCATCCGCTCATCGGGATGGCGTTCCCATTCGGCATCCAGCACCTCCTTCACCCGGTTGGGCACGGCATAGCCAACCCCATCCAGGAAAACGCCGGCCGCCTCCGAAGGATCGAGACCTGCCGCCGTTTCACGCACCCAATCGAGCTTCTTCGCGACCTGTTCCAGCGACATCTCTTGCGTGAATCTTCCCGCTGCCAGGGAGATCCATTGAGAAGCCTCGCTGTTGGACGGTTGCAGCTGGTCGATCCAACCACGGATTTCCCCGGTCGATCGCTCCCCGGCCGTGGAAAATATCTGATTGAGCGCCTGCCCGCGCTGCACCGGATCGCTCATCTCTCCCGCCAGTCCCACCATCACCTCGGGATGCTTCAAGCCCGCCCCTCCACCGATCACCGCCTGCCGCCGCTCATCACTCAGGCTCCGGAAAAAAGCAGCAGCATCCTCCGGACTCCTGAGATACAGCCCGTCAAAGGCGCGTGCGCCGACGACCGCCGCATCCGCGGACCGGGAAAGGCTGCTATTCTCTCGGTACCATGCGGCCGCTTCTTCGGGGTTCTGATCCGCCCAGCGATTCAGATTGTCGCCAGCAAGATTCCAGATCGACCCGTCGCCCGGCTTCATGAACGGGGACAGGCGCAGGGCGAGGCCGACGACCCGCTCGGACGGCAAGCCGGACACTTGGGCGCGGAGGCAAAATTGCCGGTAAAGGGCGTAGACGAGGGCATTGCGCTGCTCCGGACCAAGTTCGAGGGACGTGGATTCCACAAGCAGTCGCTCGAGCTCATCGGCGCTCATCGCTTCGACTTTCTTCTCGGTTGTGAATCGCTTCACCAGATCGCCTTCCTTCGCGGCCAGCAAGGCATCGGCCAAGACAAGGAGATTCACCGGCGCTGCACTCCGGTCCGATGCTGGCGTTTGCCGCGAAGATGACCCCGACGAAACGACGAGGTTACTGCTCTCCAACAAAGCGATTCGTTGCCGTGCATCGGAGATTGCCATCGCCTGCATGCCGAGCGGAGCAAGCGAGAGAAGCAAGACGGCCGCAATCACAACGGCGGGTTTGATTTTCATGAGATGGAGGGAGTGAAGGGTTAGCGTTTTCCAGGAAAGAGCGGCCACCGCCGCGGGAGTGGCGCCCAGTGATGCTGCCACCGCGGGAGGAGCGGCTTGCGTCAGCGAAGTGCCGAGCCCGCTGCCAAGAGCGGCGGAGCTCACGGCGATCCCGCGTTTTGTCAGGGAAAGCCGCAGCCGTTCGACCGCTCGCGATCCACGCTGACGCCACGCCGCCGGCTCTCCGCCGAATTGACGCGCCATCTGCTCGAAGCTCAGGCCATCGAAGTATTTCAGGAAGATCACCTGCCGGTCCTTCTCCGGCAGATCATCGAGTGCTTGATCAAGAAGCGGCGCGGCATCCTTCCATGCGGAGTCGCCATCATCATCGGGAAGCGGGAGATGTTTCATGCGCGCTTGGTGCCGGCTTTCGCGGCGCAGGAGTTTCGAGGCTTCGTAGCAAGCGGTGCGGTGAAGCCAGCCCGCGAGAGTCGGCAGATGGGTCAGCCGTGGCGCCTTGCGGGCGAGAATGAGCAGCGAGTTCTGCGCGGCTTCACCGGCCAAGTCATCGCGACCCGTCCTTCGCAACGCCGCGTGGTAGAGCAGCCCGCCATAACGCCGGGCGAGGACCGCGAAGGCTTCCTCGGAGCCTTCGGCGGACCACGCTTCCAGCAGGGAGGCATCGGGGCGGTCACTCATTTCAACCATCATCCCCCGCTCATCGGAAAAGTGTGACAGGAAAAATGCGGCTCATGCGAATGCCCTGAAGTTTCAAACGGGGGTGAGCTGTTAGATCCCATTTCCTGCCGAAACCCGCCCAAACGAAGCAGGGGAAGAGGACAGTCCTGCTTCGATATTCCCGGATTTTTTGAATCACGAATCGTCACTAAATTCGGCCGAAAATCTCAGCACATGAATCGGCCGTGGCATGTGGGGTGCTAAATCGGACAACGCACCCCCCGGCGTCCCACGGCCAGCGCCGGAGGGTCTCTCGAATGCGCTGATTTCATGCATATGAAGACCCCATCTACTCCACCACTCATCCTATCCATCTGTCTCGCAGGCATTGCATCCGGCACCGCTGGTACACCTGCCGAACCACCGGTCGCAGTCATCAAAACCTTCGAACTCGAAACGGCCACCTTGGAAGACGTCCAAGAGGCCATGCGTCTTGGAGAGCTTACCAGCGTCGAGCTCACCCTGCTCTACATGAACCGCATCGCAGCCTACGATAAGACCACGGGCCCGATCGGTCTCAACACGGTACCCGTGCTGAATCCGAACGCGATCGCCGAGGCGGCCAAAGCGGACAAGCTTCGTCGTGAAGGCGTTGAACTCGGACCGCTTCAGGGAGTTCCTTTCACCGCGAAAGGCAACTACAGCTTCAAGGGGCTGGCGACCACCGATGGCCTCACCCTTTGGGCGGATCTCATCGCGCCGTACACCAGCCACGTCATCGAAGCATTGCAGGAAAAGGGCGCCGTCTTCCTCGGTCACAACAACCTCGACACCTTCCAAGCTTCCACCAGTTCCACGACCTCTCAGACCTTCGGCCTAGCAAGAAACGCCTACAACCGTGACTTCGTCACCGGCGGATCGAGCGGTGGTTCCGGCTCTTCGGTGGGAGCCAATCTGACCTTTTTCGCACTGGGTGGTGAGACCGGTGGCTCGGTGCGCAGCCCCTCCGAACGCGCCGGCATCGTCGGCTACAAGACCAGCCAGTCATTGATCTCCGTCCGCGGTCTGGCACCGCTCGCCTGGGATCGTGATGTGGTGGGTCCCATGACCCGCTATGCCGTGGACAATGCGAAGGTGATGGAAGCCGCCTCGAAGCCCGATCCTGCCAATATCTGGTCCAGCGTCACGGTCGTCGATGGCAGGCCGCGTCCAACAGGCTTCGCAGACCAGGCTACCGCCTCCACTTTGGTCGGCAAGAAATTCGGCGTCCTCACCAACTCCGTCGGAACGGTGGACACCGGCATCCCCGGAGCGATCAAGACCGTCTTCGCCGAAGCAAAGGCCACACTCGAAGCGGCCGGCGCGACCGTGGTCGAAATCACTGCCCCGCCGGAACTGGACATCACCTTCACCGGTCGCCGTAGGACGCTTCCCGTCGATGTCGTGACGCCACCGACGCGCAAGCTCTACTCACCAGCCACGACTGATACCACCGGCAACATGGTCGCTGGATCTCGGGCCTATCCCTTCAAGA
Coding sequences within it:
- a CDS encoding RNA polymerase sigma factor, translated to MSDRPDASLLEAWSAEGSEEAFAVLARRYGGLLYHAALRRTGRDDLAGEAAQNSLLILARKAPRLTHLPTLAGWLHRTACYEASKLLRRESRHQARMKHLPLPDDDGDSAWKDAAPLLDQALDDLPEKDRQVIFLKYFDGLSFEQMARQFGGEPAAWRQRGSRAVERLRLSLTKRGIAVSSAALGSGLGTSLTQAAPPAVAASLGATPAAVAALSWKTLTLHSLHLMKIKPAVVIAAVLLLSLAPLGMQAMAISDARQRIALLESSNLVVSSGSSSRQTPASDRSAAPVNLLVLADALLAAKEGDLVKRFTTEKKVEAMSADELERLLVESTSLELGPEQRNALVYALYRQFCLRAQVSGLPSERVVGLALRLSPFMKPGDGSIWNLAGDNLNRWADQNPEEAAAWYRENSSLSRSADAAVVGARAFDGLYLRSPEDAAAFFRSLSDERRQAVIGGGAGLKHPEVMVGLAGEMSDPVQRGQALNQIFSTAGERSTGEIRGWIDQLQPSNSEASQWISLAAGRFTQEMSLEQVAKKLDWVRETAAGLDPSEAAGVFLDGVGYAVPNRVKEVLDAEWERHPDERMLATYISRCMFSEDRILDAIPRSQLITDRSLRDSALQMMLLSSREREDARELARKGGMAQEEIDRLIPRKP
- a CDS encoding amidase, which gives rise to MKTPSTPPLILSICLAGIASGTAGTPAEPPVAVIKTFELETATLEDVQEAMRLGELTSVELTLLYMNRIAAYDKTTGPIGLNTVPVLNPNAIAEAAKADKLRREGVELGPLQGVPFTAKGNYSFKGLATTDGLTLWADLIAPYTSHVIEALQEKGAVFLGHNNLDTFQASTSSTTSQTFGLARNAYNRDFVTGGSSGGSGSSVGANLTFFALGGETGGSVRSPSERAGIVGYKTSQSLISVRGLAPLAWDRDVVGPMTRYAVDNAKVMEAASKPDPANIWSSVTVVDGRPRPTGFADQATASTLVGKKFGVLTNSVGTVDTGIPGAIKTVFAEAKATLEAAGATVVEITAPPELDITFTGRRRTLPVDVVTPPTRKLYSPATTDTTGNMVAGSRAYPFKTFLESMVTLPGDTADQIHDKVVARISPVTQLPQVYRTAIADKTTFGPEHPDVAEHFQATKYAILDYELFLQENGVDAMIFPTVTNKTSSGLTLPPLTRSLVNSFALPAVTVPMGSVDMGSGSIEPTTMQFVGRFLQDDKLLALAAAFERASHKRMVSPQVPPLDGENFEITMDDYVDANDPYAPPLLVVSKQGVAKKTAGVKRLEVGGQIKAKADVSSIRAWINGQSVPVAIQGKKWKGSVAFEEIQPYVIPGSKTVELSILAEDSEGNTNATVVPIRVPKSLTLAPK
- a CDS encoding phosphopentomutase, translating into MKRALVIVLDSVGCGAAKDAADYGDEGADTLGHLFEREGLELPNLAKLGLGSSASYPNAASAIMSEASAGKDTTTGHWELAGCVLEQAFDTFESFPQDLLDEIGGPFLGNKAASGTEILTELGEEHLRTGHPIVYTSADSVLQLAAHEERYGLEKLWALCHQAREVLDKRGIRIGRVIARPFLGDSAASFKRTSNRHDYSLMPPETVLNRLQAVGVETIGVGKISDIFAGAGISESHPTKSNADGMAVIEKLWAEQRPQPHLIFANLVDFDMLFGHRRDPAGYAQCLREFDAWLGGFLPKVGEDFLLITADHGNDPYHHGTDHTRERVPLLTANAPVPPVDSADFTQVARLLERHFA